Proteins from a single region of Corvus hawaiiensis isolate bCorHaw1 chromosome 6, bCorHaw1.pri.cur, whole genome shotgun sequence:
- the AP5M1 gene encoding AP-5 complex subunit mu-1 isoform X2 has product MALRALWLLRHDPAAGGAVLFSRRYPTVELRAETFNGSTHVPVPSDSAFLKALLFELRLVDDHVFVEQRDTCTRISHSSVYSVSTAAGELWPVLAFHKSGLIYACVPLVEGTLEPRPPLLTISGLSQGLALLLGIMDYISPSRKNEAEMNAKIGQLRNLLIQACPLGTPLNTNIRSLNSSFEDIQEMPADKDQPAWRSSTYKGKPQVNVCITEKVKCMQYDQRDVVDTWQVYGAVNCKCDIEGSAPNVTLSLNLPTNAPPLQDIVVHHCVTSVDPAMLMSTSAEPLHDAVYNGPYKFPFIPPSDSFNLCYYTSQVPVPPILGCYQLVEEGSQIKITVNLKLHESIKNSFEYCEARIPFFNRGPIAQLEYKVSYGQLDLSREKSLLVWVIDAVSAFRTEVPQIFGSFPDWNCVFRHRRQRAPD; this is encoded by the exons ACGTTACCCCACGGTTGAGCTGCGCGCCGAGACCTTCAACGGCTCCACGCACGTCCCTGTCCCCTCGGACAGCGCCTTCCTCAAAGCCCTGCTCTTTGAGCTGAGGCTGGTGGACGACCACGTTTTCGTGGAGCAGCGGGACACCTGCACCCGGATCAGTCACTCCTCTGTGTATTCCGTGTCCACCGCCGCGGGCGAGCTCTGGCCCGTGCTGGCCTTCCACAAGAGCGGCCTCATCTACGCCTGTGTCCCGCTGGTGGAGGGGACCTTGGAGCCAAGGCCACCGCTCCTCACCATCAGTGGGCTCTCCCAGGGACTGGCTCTGTTGTTAGGAATTATGGACTACATCTCTCCCAGCCGGAAAAACGAGGCTGAGATGAACGCAAAGATAGGGCAGCTCCGAAATCTGCTGATCCAGGCCTGTCCCCTGGGCACCCCCCTGAACACCAACATCCGCAGCCTGAACAGCTCCTTCGAGGACATCCAGGAGATGCCTGCGGATAAGGATCAGCCAGCTTGGAGATCCAGTACCTACAAGGGCAAACCTCAGGTTAATGTCTGCATCACTGAGAAGGTCAAGTGTATGCAGTATGACCAGAGGGATGTGGTGGACACATGGCAAGTTTATGGAGCTGTGAACTGCAAG TGTGACATAGAGGGATCTGCACCAAATGTCACCCTCAGCCTGAACCTCCCAACAAACGCACCCCCGCTCCAAGACATCGTGGTCCATCACTGCGTGACTTCCGTGGACCCTGCCATGCTGATGTCCACCAGTGCCGAGCCTCTGCATGATGCTGTGTACAATGGACCTTACAAATTCCCTTTCATTCCTCCTTCAGATTCCTTCAACCTGTGTTACTACACTTCCCAG GTTCCTGTTCCACCAATTTTGGGATGTTACCAACTTGTTGAAGAGGGATCACAGATAAAAATAACGGTTAATTTAAAGCTCCATGAAAGCATAAAGAATTCTTTTGAGTACTGTGAAGCTCGTATACCTTTCTTCAACAG GGGCCCAATTGCTCAGTTAGAGTACAAAGTTAGTTATGGCCAACTGGATTTGTCCCGGGAGAAGAGCCTCCTGGTTTGGGTCATTG ATGCTGTCTCTGCCTTTAGGACAGAAGTTCCCCAGATCTTTGGAAGTTTCCCTGACTGGAACTGTGTCTTTCGGCACCGCAGGCAAAGAGCACCCGACTGA
- the AP5M1 gene encoding AP-5 complex subunit mu-1 isoform X1 has protein sequence MALRALWLLRHDPAAGGAVLFSRRYPTVELRAETFNGSTHVPVPSDSAFLKALLFELRLVDDHVFVEQRDTCTRISHSSVYSVSTAAGELWPVLAFHKSGLIYACVPLVEGTLEPRPPLLTISGLSQGLALLLGIMDYISPSRKNEAEMNAKIGQLRNLLIQACPLGTPLNTNIRSLNSSFEDIQEMPADKDQPAWRSSTYKGKPQVNVCITEKVKCMQYDQRDVVDTWQVYGAVNCKCDIEGSAPNVTLSLNLPTNAPPLQDIVVHHCVTSVDPAMLMSTSAEPLHDAVYNGPYKFPFIPPSDSFNLCYYTSQVPVPPILGCYQLVEEGSQIKITVNLKLHESIKNSFEYCEARIPFFNRGPIAQLEYKVSYGQLDLSREKSLLVWVIGQKFPRSLEVSLTGTVSFGTAGKEHPTDYVCTGNTAYVKLYFRIPDFTLTGCYVDQHSVQIFVPGKPKITASRELISSDYYIWNSKAPAPMVYKPLLD, from the exons ACGTTACCCCACGGTTGAGCTGCGCGCCGAGACCTTCAACGGCTCCACGCACGTCCCTGTCCCCTCGGACAGCGCCTTCCTCAAAGCCCTGCTCTTTGAGCTGAGGCTGGTGGACGACCACGTTTTCGTGGAGCAGCGGGACACCTGCACCCGGATCAGTCACTCCTCTGTGTATTCCGTGTCCACCGCCGCGGGCGAGCTCTGGCCCGTGCTGGCCTTCCACAAGAGCGGCCTCATCTACGCCTGTGTCCCGCTGGTGGAGGGGACCTTGGAGCCAAGGCCACCGCTCCTCACCATCAGTGGGCTCTCCCAGGGACTGGCTCTGTTGTTAGGAATTATGGACTACATCTCTCCCAGCCGGAAAAACGAGGCTGAGATGAACGCAAAGATAGGGCAGCTCCGAAATCTGCTGATCCAGGCCTGTCCCCTGGGCACCCCCCTGAACACCAACATCCGCAGCCTGAACAGCTCCTTCGAGGACATCCAGGAGATGCCTGCGGATAAGGATCAGCCAGCTTGGAGATCCAGTACCTACAAGGGCAAACCTCAGGTTAATGTCTGCATCACTGAGAAGGTCAAGTGTATGCAGTATGACCAGAGGGATGTGGTGGACACATGGCAAGTTTATGGAGCTGTGAACTGCAAG TGTGACATAGAGGGATCTGCACCAAATGTCACCCTCAGCCTGAACCTCCCAACAAACGCACCCCCGCTCCAAGACATCGTGGTCCATCACTGCGTGACTTCCGTGGACCCTGCCATGCTGATGTCCACCAGTGCCGAGCCTCTGCATGATGCTGTGTACAATGGACCTTACAAATTCCCTTTCATTCCTCCTTCAGATTCCTTCAACCTGTGTTACTACACTTCCCAG GTTCCTGTTCCACCAATTTTGGGATGTTACCAACTTGTTGAAGAGGGATCACAGATAAAAATAACGGTTAATTTAAAGCTCCATGAAAGCATAAAGAATTCTTTTGAGTACTGTGAAGCTCGTATACCTTTCTTCAACAG GGGCCCAATTGCTCAGTTAGAGTACAAAGTTAGTTATGGCCAACTGGATTTGTCCCGGGAGAAGAGCCTCCTGGTTTGGGTCATTG GACAGAAGTTCCCCAGATCTTTGGAAGTTTCCCTGACTGGAACTGTGTCTTTCGGCACCGCAGGCAAAGAGCACCCGACTGATTATGTGTGCACTGGGAACACTGCTTATGTAAAA CTGTATTTTAGGATCCCAGACTTTACACTTACCGGATGTTATGTAGACCAGCATTCTGTTCAGATCTTTGTCCCAGGGAAGCCCAAAATTACTGCAT cccGGGAACTGATTTCTTCTGATTACTACATCTGGAATTCCAAAGCACCAGCACCTATGGTGTACAAACCCTTACTTGACTAA